A region from the Plasmodium berghei ANKA genome assembly, chromosome: 9 genome encodes:
- a CDS encoding rhomboid protease ROM1 gives MSNIHTLAEYRDGYGENLPFNRTPGYYASQSSFIQRSKPIDVVNLIFPNFTWKSFVMVVSIIQIIVFIISLSISPGEFLTPSGSILVTLGANVGSKIKNGEIHRLILPIFLHANIFHTFFNVFFQLRMGFTLEKNYGILKVAILYFVSGIYGNILSSSVTYCTIKVGASTSGMGILGIVASELILLWHIIRHRERVVFNILFFTLISILYYFTFNGSNIDHIGHLGGLLSGISIGMLYNEKMENKPTWYNNVKIASYACLVLLAIVPTVVLFAVPRAC, from the exons atgaGTAACATCCATACATTAGCAGAGTATAGGGATGGGTATGGTGAAAATCTTCCATTCAATAgaa cACCAGGGTATTATGCGTCACAGAGTAGTTTTATTCAAAGATCAAAACCTATTGACGTAGTTAACTTGATTTTCCCCAATTTTACATGGAAAAGTTTTGTCATGGTTGTTTCCATAATACAGATTATcgtttttataatatctCTTAGTATAAGTCCTGGAGAATTTTTAACTCCTTCTG GCAGCATATTAGTAACACTAGGAGCAAATGTTGgatcaaaaataaaaaacggAGAAATACATAGATTAATATTGCCTATATTTTTGCatgcaaatatatttcacacattttttaatgtgtTTTTTCAATTAAGAATGGGATTTACccttgaaaaaaattatggaatattaaaagttgcgattttatattttgtatcgGGGATATATGGAAATATACTATCATCATCTGTTACATATTGTACAATAAAAGTGGGTGCAAGTACATCAGGTATGGGGATATTAGGAATAGTAGCATCCgaattaattttgttatgGCATATTATTAGACACAGGGAAAGAGTagtatttaatattttattttttactttaatttccattttatattattttaccTTTAATGGATCTAATATAGATCATATTGGTCATTTAGGAGGTCTTTTATCTG GAATATCTATTGGAATGCTTTATAATGAGAAGATGGAAAACAAGCCAACATGGtataataatgtaaaaattgCTTCTTATGCATGTTTAGTACTGCTAGCTATAGTTCCAACTGTTGTTTTGTTTGCTGTTCCTCGTGCATGCTAA
- a CDS encoding dynein light chain Tctex-type, putative, with translation MMEGIKKSTPPNMDINENEQNNKDENKVDMNGFCFFVNTCEEKLNEFLENYFCNKTHEELKYTEENQGANNCINNYSEKNNNTNVENNDSYISSHNASNNTIDNGDNSDNDSSNENEKNYYEKKIIKSNYDRIAINLVDTVEQFMEPYVNERYKIVVHAIIGENKKQGIHIASKSLWNVETDNYISAKYVNDFIFVTVMVFLLYNE, from the exons ATGATGGAAGGGATCAAAAAAAGTACCCCACCAAATATGgatattaatgaaaatgaacaaaataataaagatgaAAACAAAGTAGATATGAATGggttttgtttttttgtaaacACATGcgaagaaaaattaaacgagtttttggaaaattatttttgtaataaaacacatgaagaattaaaatatactGAAGAAAATCAAGGAGCTAACAATTGTATTAATAACTatagtgaaaaaaataataatactaatgtagaaaataatgatagtTATATTTCAAGTCATAACGCCAGTAATAACACTATTGACAATGGAGACAATAGTGACAATGATTCttcaaatgaaaatgaaaaaaattattatgaaaaaaaaattattaaaagtaATTATGACAGGATTGCCATAAATTTGGTTGATACAGTGGAGCAATTTATGGAACCTTATGTAAATGAGAGATACAAAATTGTTGTTCACGCTATTATTggtgaaaataaaaaacaaggg ATACATATCGCGTCCAAATCGCTTTGGAATGTCGAAACggataattatatttccgcaaaatatgttaacgattttatttttgttactGTTATGGTTTTCCTTTTGTATAACGAGTAA
- a CDS encoding mitogen-activated protein kinase 2 produces MLKKKKEYSGIEKEEKNTKKKNNASECLSMQNDDSTYIDSNEEDKSWEYINENTNENIKNNDDINKKSGEKEYNASETKKTNNNEKNKNNSNNKTSKINDEKINIKEAIIKNVHVPDNYIIKHLIGRGSYGYVYLAYDKNTEKNVAIKKVNRMFEDLIDCKRILREITILNRLKSDYIIRLYDLIIPDDLLKFDELYIVLEIADSDLKKLFKTPIFLTEEHIKTILYNLLLGENFIHESGIIHRDLKPANCLLNQDCSVKVCDFGLARTINSEKDTNIVNDLEENEEPGPHNKNLKKQLTSHVVTRWYRAPELILLQENYTKSIDIWSTGCIFAELLNMLQSHINDPTNRFPLFPGSSCFPLSPDRNSKKVHEKSNRDQLNIIFNIIGTPTEDDLKNINKPEVIKYIKLFPHRKPINLKQKYPSISDDGINLLESMLKFNPNKRITIDQALDHPYLKDVRKKKLENFSTKKIILPFDDWMVLSETQLRYIFLKEVQSFHPELVIPSVFTIHENNFYNNEKPSS; encoded by the coding sequence atgttgaaaaaaaaaaaagaatactCTGGAATTGAAAAAgaggaaaaaaatacaaaaaaaaaaaacaatgcTTCAGAATGTTTAAGCATGCAAAATGATGATAGCACATATATAGATAGCAATGAAGAAGATAAAAGTTGGGAATACATAAATGAGAAcacaaatgaaaatataaaaaataacgacgatattaacaaaaaatctGGCGAAAAAGAATACAATGCATCCGAGACAAAAAAAACCAATAATAACgagaaaaacaaaaataatagtaacaataaaactagcaaaataaatgatgaaaaaataaatataaaagaagctattataaaaaatgtgcaTGTGCCAGATAATTACATAATTAAGCACTTAATAGGAAGAGGGTCGTATGGGTATGTATATTTAgcttatgataaaaatacagaaaaaaatgttgcAATAAAAAAGGTAAATCGAATGTTTGAAGATTTAATTGATTGTAAAAGAATATTAAGAGAAATAACAATTTTGAATAGACTAAAAAGtgattatattataagattatatgatttaataatacctgatgatttattaaaatttgaCGAATTGTATATAGTATTAGAAATAGCCGATTCggacttaaaaaaattatttaaaaccCCAATATTTTTGACAGAAGAACATATAAAaactatattatataatttattattaggtgaaaattttattcacGAATCAGGTATTATCCATAGAGATTTAAAACCAGCTAACTGTTTATTAAATCAAGATTGCTCTGTTAAAGTATGTGATTTTGGTTTAGCTAGAACGATAAATAGTGAAAAAGATACTAATATAGTAAATGATttagaagaaaatgaagaacCAGGGccacataataaaaatttaaaaaaacaattaacTAGCCATGTAGTTACTAGATGGTATAGAGCCCCTGAATTAATCCTGTTACAAGAAAATTATACTAAATCTATAGATATATGGTCTACTGGTTGTATTTTTGCAGAACTATTAAATATGTTACAAAGCCATATTAATGATCCCACTAATAGATTTCCTTTATTTCCAGGATCTTCTTGTTTTCCACTATCTCCAGACCgtaattcaaaaaaagtACATGAGAAAAGTAATAGAGAccaattaaatattatttttaatatcataGGTACACCTACAGAAGATGatcttaaaaatattaacaaacccgaagttataaaatatattaaattattccCGCACAGAAAACCTATAAATCTAAAGCAAAAATACCCATCTATTTCAGATGATggaataaatttattagaatcaatgttaaaatttaatCCAAATAAACGAATCACAATTGACCAGGCTTTAGATCATCCTTATCTAAAAGAtgttagaaaaaaaaaattagaaaatttctcaacaaaaaaaattattcttCCTTTTGATGATTGGATGGTTTTATCTGAAACACAATTgagatatatatttttaaaagaagtGCAATCCTTTCATCCTGAATTAGTTATACCTTCTGTATTTACTATACACGAAAACAATTTCTATAACAATGAGAAACCTAGcagttaa
- a CDS encoding glyoxalase I, putative: MEDKKGLILGKKYNVTWQQTMLRINNPKETVEFYENNFGMINIHTYHFNEYNFSLYFMIAPPYDEDERKKLPKPNTKESEEYLWNLNTVCLELTHNHNSNETLSNGNNENDKGFGHIAFNCENVTEFCDYLFKKKNVKFHKLPHETKMKTIGFALDPNNYWIEIVKRSSEVKWKNNKNITNFSQTMIRVKDPKKSLYFYIHILGMKLIYTKHTDYSLYFLKSNYDNKDNNSLNYPSSESSDYNFDLLKNSFQSNENYENFKSSWEPVLELTHNHGTENDENFAYHNGNTEPRGFGHIGFLVDDLQSYCKELESLNIPFKKKINEGLMNNIAFIYDPDNYLIELVQRGTSFDPK, translated from the coding sequence ATGGAAGACAAAAAAGGATTAATACTAGGAAAAAAGTATAACGTAACATGGCAACAAACTATGCTACGCATTAATAACCCCAAAGAAACTGTAGagttttatgaaaataattttggcATGATAAACATTCACACATATcattttaatgaatataatttttctttatattttatgatagCGCCTCCATATGATGAAgatgaaagaaaaaaactCCCAAAACCTAATACAAAAGAATCAGAAGAATATTTATGGAACTTAAATACTGTATGTTTAGAACTAACACATAATCATAATAGTAATGAAACCTTAAGTAATGggaataatgaaaatgataaaggGTTTGGTCATATTGCATTTAATTGTGAAAATGTAACTGAATTTTGCGATTacctttttaaaaaaaaaaatgtgaaattTCATAAATTACCGCATGAgacaaaaatgaaaactATTGGATTTGCATTAGATCCAAATAATTACTGGATAGAAATAGTAAAACGCTCAAGTGAAgtaaaatggaaaaataataaaaatattaccaATTTTTCTCAGACTATGATAAGAGTTAAAGATCCAAAGAAAagtctatatttttatatacatatattaggtatgaaattaatatatacaaaacaTACAGattattcattatatttcttaaaGTCAAACTACGATAATAAGGATAATAATTCATTGAATTACCCGAGTTCAGAAAGCAGTGACTAcaattttgatttattgaaaaattcatttcaatcaaatgaaaattatgagAATTTTAAAAGTTCATGGGAACCAGTTTTAGAATTAACTCATAATCATGGGAcagaaaatgatgaaaattttgCATATCATAATGGGAACACAGAACCAAGAGGGTTTGGCCATATAGGCTTTTTGGTGGACGATTTACAAAGTTATTGTAAAGAATTAGAGAGTTTAAATATtccttttaaaaaaaaaattaacgaAGGTTTGATGAACAATATtgcttttatttatgatcCTGATAACTATTTAATTGAACTTGTACAAAGAGGCACATCATTTGATCCAAAGTAG
- a CDS encoding GTP-binding protein, putative produces MSSILKILKVTHIGEKRHFTYITKVKLINKKNTEIIVLHPIFKDKKNSSKNFNEIIYDAQEALGLARSAGFKISHGISMPSGGWEYLSSPSNICNNNNKVEDENNLSFQKIIHTYKTDDNDFTKVNNYFDEHKTGNDQVDMTEHSASTDVCYKQFEIYDNTKGNNKNNNKLVNNNGDSKNINNNMNKTHEKNKPNENNYGDIIHPKYEDVERKIAESILIKVNRIDNKFYFNKGKINEISKYYLKNPTPYIFINTILSPEQFQNLDFLFNSILKSYHDELKLNNKKHMETNYLSSSRLLKCNFDNEISDNMNDSNDITINRSTYFDMYNNYVDVEDVEEDSEKMEFHEDEVENSEDIEETCSYESSIEIDKNQKKKHIPLYVEIFDRYSIILYILKSRAKSNLSKLQLELARANFIFNTYSDNNRSRIKYIKYIENNVLGKSFIDQEDKYDKQNIFDIDNKKKYIKMDYEYLGYNCSFIKSTETYKEYEKRIINNIYNKLKKELIKCKNNNNLQNNSRKHKALIAIVGYTNVGKTKLINCLTNSNLKAKNLLFQTLDNSYKSLNIANSHSTIFIDSVGFIQNVPYSLYESFMISLEAIKKADIIIHVIDVTHPYKDEQKKCVLDTLVKIGITNEFIKNNIVEVWNKIDKLSQDQLYNLYKNKPVNVLPISSKHGTNCDVLINIIQNLANKIKNVQVLTLSFSTSQAKERIDFLMKKFKVVPGSISYSSDGNTTYIKLVENPNNLKKYYEKFKK; encoded by the coding sequence ATGAGTAGTAtcctaaaaatattaaaagttACACATATAGGAGAAAAAAGGcattttacatatataacaaaggtcaaattaattaacaaaaaaaatacggAAATTATAGTTTTACACCCAATTTTtaaagacaaaaaaaacagttctaaaaatttcaatgaaataatttatgatGCTCAGGAAGCTTTGGGATTAGCTCGATCAGCGGGGTTTAAAATATCCCATGGAATTTCTATGCCATCAGGGGGTTGGGAGTATCTATCATCACCCTCTAAcatatgtaataataataataaagtagaagatgaaaataatttatcttttcaaaaaataatacatacatataaaacAGATGATAATGATTTCACCAAagtaaataattatttcgATGAACATAAAACTGGAAATGACCAGGTTGATATGACAGAGCACAGTGCATCAACTGATGTTTGCTATAAACAATTTGAAATTTATGATAATACAAAGgggaataataaaaataataataaattagttaataataatggagACTCAAagaatattaataataacatgAATAAAACTCATGAAAAGAACAAGccaaatgaaaataattatgggGATATAATACATCCAAAATATGAAGACGTAGAACGTAAAATTGCTGAAtctattttaattaaagtTAATCGAATAGacaacaaattttatttcaataaaggaaaaataaatgaaatttcTAAATATTATCTTAAAAATCCAACACCttacatatttatcaaTACAATATTATCACCTGAAcaatttcaaaatttagattttctatttaatagtatattaaaaagttatcatgatgaattaaaattaaataataagaaaCATATggaaacaaattatttgtCATCTTCAAGATTGTTAAAATGCAACTTTGATAATGAAATTTCTGATAATATGAATGATAGTAATGATATCACTATTAATCGTTCCACTTATTTTGACatgtataataattatgtagATGTGGAAGATGTAGAAGAAGATTCAgaaaaaatggaatttCATGAGGACGAAGTAGAGAATTCAGAAGACATAGAAGAAACCTGCTCATACGAATCAAGTATtgaaattgataaaaaccaaaaaaaaaaacatataccACTATATGTAGAAATTTTTGACCGATATAGCATcatattatacattttaaaaagtaGAGCAAAAAGTAACTTAAGTAAATTACAACTGGAACTAGCTCGAgccaattttatttttaacacATATTCTGATAACAATAGATCaagaattaaatatataaagtaTATTGAGAACAATGTTTTAGGGAAATCTTTTATTGATCAGGAagataaatatgataaacaaaatatatttgatatagataataaaaaaaaatatataaaaatggattatgaatatttagGGTATAATTGCagttttataaaaagtacagaaacatataaagaatacgaaaaaagaataattaataacatttataataaattaaaaaaagaattaataaaatgtaaaaataataataatttacaaaacAATTCAAGGAAACATAAAGCTTTAATTGCAATAGTAGGCTATACAAATGTtggaaaaacaaaattaataaattgcTTAACAAATTCAAATTTAAAAGCAAAAAATTTACTCTTTCAAACTTTAgataattcatataaaagTTTAAATATAGCTAATAGTCATTCTACTATATTTATTGACTCAGTTGGTTTTATCCAAAATGTCCCATATTCTTTATACGAATCATTTATGATATCATTAGAAGCCATCAAAAAGGCTgacattattattcatgTAATTGATGTTACTCATCCGTATAAAGACgagcaaaaaaaatgtgtattAGACACTTTAGTAAAAATAGGAATAACAaatgaatttataaaaaataatattgtagAAGTGTGGAATAAAATAGACAAATTATCACAAGatcaattatataatttatataaaaataaaccaGTAAATGTTTTACCAATTTCTTCGAAACATGGAACAAATTGTGATGttcttataaatataatacaaaatttagctaataaaataaaaaatgtccAAGTATTAACTCTTTCCTTTTCAACCAGTCAGGCAAAGGAAAGAATCGATTTTCTCATGAAAAAGTTTAAGGTTGTTCCCGGTTCAATTTCGTATTCTTCTGATGGAAACACTACTTATATTAAGTTAGTTGAAAACCCAAACAACTTGAAGAAATATTACGagaaatttaaaaaataa
- a CDS encoding ubiquitin domain-containing protein DSK2, putative: protein MTINVSFKVTGGKEFTISIEPTITVMELKQKCAEHVDIPVESQRIIFKGKILKDKEPLTLYSVADGNVMHLVRSSVPTKDSEAEKENNKESNSAADQNQGVNENLNNFNDNPLVQMLMQRGAGVDMNSFGQGAGDGNFNYGNLASMLNPNGNGEFNRESISSLLNNPLARSLMNELSNNPEMLTNLISNNPLLRNTFSQSPLMQPMLDNPNLLREFMRPEVLQAGLQIESALNNNQNNNNNNNNNQGGLRMEDLLSNLSNFANANPNGGLNSSNGNNANNLNSLFQSPELLQTFQQVMRGNPNLGNFNFGNLAQNLNLNTPNITDNRPPEERYASQLVSLQEMGFIDNDANIQALQETGGDVNSAVTRLLERGFN, encoded by the exons atgactATTAATGTTTCATTTAAAGTTACTGGAGGTAAAGAGTTTACAATATCAATTGAACCGACGATAACGGTCATGgaattaaaacaaaagtGTGCTGAACATGTAGATATACCCGTTGAATCTCAgagaattatatttaaag ggaaaatattaaaagacAAAGAACCATTAACTTTATATAGCGTAGCTGATGGAAATGTAATGCACTTAGTTCGTAGTTCTGTTCCAACAAAGGATT CTGAAGccgaaaaagaaaataataaggaaAGCAATTCAGCAGCAGATCAAAACCAAGGCGTAAATGAAAActtaaacaattttaacGACAATCCCTTGGTACAAATGTTGATGCAACGAGGAGCAGGAG TTGATATGAATAGCTTTGGGCAAGGAGCTGGAGATGGAAATTTCAATTATGGAAATTTAGCAAGCATGTTAAATCCAAATGGAAATGGTGAATTTAATAGAGAAAGTATAAGTTCTTTATTAAATAACCCATTAGCTAGATCATTAATGAATGAACTTAGTAACAATCCGGAAATGCTTACAAACTTAATATCAAATAACCCATTATTAAGAAATACATTTTCTCAAAGCCCTCTTATGCAACCTATGTTGGATAATCCAAACTTGTTGAGAGAATTTATGAGACCTGAAGTATTACAAGCAGGTTTACAAATAGAAAGTGCactaaataataatcaaaataataataataataacaataataatcaaGGAGGTTTAAGAATGGAAGATTTATTAAGTAATTTAAGTAATTTTGCAAATGCCAATCCAAATGGTGGCTTAAATAGTTCTAATGGCAATAATGCTAATAACCTTAATTCCCTTTTCCAATCTCCTGAATTATTACAAACTTTTCAACAAGTTATGAGAGGAAACCCTAATTTAGGAAATTTTAACTTTGGAAATTTAGctcaaaatttaaatttgaaTACACCAAATATAACTGATAATAGGCCACCTGAGGAAAGATATGCCTCTCAATTGGTAAGTCTTCAAGAAATGGGATTTATTGACAATGATGCAAATATCCAAGCTTTGCAAGAAACTGGAGGAGATGTCAATTCTGCAGTTACACGCCTATTAGAAAGGGGGTTTAACTGA
- a CDS encoding UDP-galactose transporter, putative, protein MMGVGKSQKGKFSFLKKDLEEGSSLYNFLNGLFCISGIYIFFLIFGYYQEKIPTLGKGKDKFYYNIFLICILCLSNSLGSLLSIFTKSMLNNEKFLRSMKKNIDKYFITQIMLISITYSIAMIATNYSLRHVNFPTQVLVKSGKMIPIIVGGYLFFGKKYPYYDYISVFLITTSLIIFNLLKTNTTKEMHQTTFGILLLCISLVCDGLTGPRQDKLLSKYNVNSFNLMFYVNIFAFFFNLVASLLIEGAKPYAFLAKYPNSYYYILGFSISGTLGQFFIFYSLKVYGSLYTSLFTTLRKALSTVVSVYLFGHVLKPLQWICIIVIFSTLIIQNYLKKNTKKNHKKNM, encoded by the coding sequence ATGATGGGCGTAGGGAAATCCCAAAAGGGGAAATTTTCGTTTTTGAAGAAAGACCTCGAGGAGGGATCAAGTCTTTACAACTTTTTAAATGGGTTATTTTGTATTAgtggaatatatatattttttttaatttttggaTATTATCAAGAAAAAATTCCAACTTTAGGAAAAGGAAAggataaattttattacaatatatttttaatatgcattttatgtttatcGAATAGTTTAGGTAGTttattatctatatttacTAAAAGCATGCTAAATAATGAGAAATTTTTACGAAGtatgaaaaagaatattgataaatatttcataacACAAATAATGTTAATATCTATTACTTATTCTATAGCAATGATAGCCACAAATTATTCATTACGTCATGTAAATTTCCCAACTCAGGTTCTTGTAAAATCGGGTAAAATGATACCAATAATAGTTGGAggttatttattttttggaaaaaaGTATCCATattatgattatatatctgtatttttaattacaaCTTCATTAatcatatttaatttattaaagaCAAACACCACAAAAGAAATGCATCAAACAACATTTGGAATTTTACTTTTATGCATTTCACTAGTATGTGATGGATTAACAGGACCAAGACAAGATAAATTATTGagtaaatataatgttaactcatttaatttaatgttttatgttaatatttttgcatttttttttaacttagTTGCTTCATTATTAATTGAAGGTGCAAAACCATATGCATTTTTAGCTAAATATCCAAACtcttattattatatattaggATTTTCAATAAGTGGAACTTTAGGCcaattctttatattttattctcTTAAAGTATATGGTAGTTTATATACTAGTTTATTTACAACACTTAGAAAAGCTTTAAGTACAGTTGTTTCAGTATACTTGTTTGGCCATGTTTTGAAACCTTTGCAATGGATTTGcattattgttatattcTCAACACTTATTATACAAAACTATTTGAAGAAAAACaccaaaaaaaatcataaaaaaaatatgtaa
- a CDS encoding protein tyrosine phosphatase yields MTTCFNSRLLHNPQCRVNQEDAENNVCNCDMNVSYVNKKYFEIEQYYGNMNFNIDYLNPVLNHPTRIEHGKIKILILDAPTNDLLPLYIKEMRNYNVTDLVRTCERTYDDEEIKKAGINVHELIFPDGDAPTGDIVNSWLDIVNTVIKNNCSVAVHCVAGLGRAPVLASVVLIEFGMDPIDAIVFIRDRRKGAINKRQLQFLKMYKKKKKKKNCLRKCHFM; encoded by the coding sequence ATGACTACCTGTTTTAATAGTAGATTATTACATAACCCTCAATGTAGAGTCAACCAGGAAGATGCCGAAAATAATGTGTGTAATTGTGATATGAATGTTAGCTATgtgaacaaaaaatattttgaaatcGAACAATATTATGGAAATATGaattttaatatagatTATTTGAATCCGGTTTTAAATCACCCCACTAGGATTGAACAtgggaaaataaaaattttaattttagaTGCCCCTACTAATGATTTATTgccattatatataaaagaaatgaGAAATTATAATGTAACAGATTTAGTGCGAACTTGTGAAAGAACATATGatgatgaagaaataaaaaaagccGGTATAAATGTGCATGAATTAATATTTCCGGATGGAGATGCCCCGACTGGTGATATAGTTAATAGTTGGCTTGATATAGTAAATACTgtaattaaaaacaattgTTCAGTTGCAGTGCATTGTGTTGCAGGATTAGGTAGAGCTCCTGTATTAGCTTCTGTTGTTCTTATTGAATTTGGTATGGATCCTATTGATgctattgtttttatacGTGATAGAAGAAAAGGTGCAATTAATAAAAGACAATTGcagtttttaaaaatgtataaaaaaaaaaaaaaaaaaaaaaattgtttgaGAAAATGTCATTTCATGtga